The bacterium region TCGGTCATCGTCGGGCGCGAGATCGGCGCGGTTCGTCCGAAGCGCTTTCAAGCGGCTGTCGGGCGGGCGGTGAACCTGGCGCTGGCCATCTCGGCGCTCATGGCCATCCTCTTCATTCTGATCGCAAAGCCGTATGTCGGAATCTACGATGTCGATCCGGAAGTGAGTCGAATGGCGATCTGGCTGACGATGCTATTCGGCGCCATCATCCCATTCGAAGGGCTGATCATCATCTTCTCGTCGACGCTGAGAGCCGGGGGCGATGCTCTTCGCGTCAGCGTGATCTCGTTCTCGAGTTTCTGGCTTGTGGGCGTTCCGTTGGCGTGGTTCTTCGGTGTGTTCCTGCACGGGGGGATGTTGGGCGCATTTATCGGCATCGGACTCGAGAGCGTGGCAAAGGCATGTCTTTTTGTGTGGCGGTATCGGGGTGGCAAATGGGTCCGAAATCTGACGGATTGACGCACTCACGGAACTTGGCAGAATCGAACTTCCTTGAAGCGCAGCACCGGATGACGCACCGATGGCGGAACAACAGACACTGCAGCCTGCGTGGTTTGTCCTCCGTTCGACAGCGAACCCGTTGGCCTGGCAGAACTCTCCAAATCCGGCAGACGGATTCGACAAAGAGGGTATGGAATGAAGACTGAGGCTTGGGTCGATCTCCTGCAACTGCACCATCCCTTCGGAATCTCGCGCGGCACGACCTCGGAAATGCCGGTCTTCTTCGTGGAGTTGGAGGGAGGCGGAATCGGCGAAGGTTCGCCGGTCCGGTACCACGGTGAAAAAGCAGAGGAAGGAGTGCGTCTCGTCCAGCAGATGGCCGAGCCCGTGACGGAAGAGAACCTCTTCGATCTCTCCGAGCACATGCAGCGCGCCCGCGAGATCGCCCCGAATCACTCCAGCGCACGAGCCGCCTTCGATATCGCCTTGCACGATCGCATCGGGCACCAGCTTGCAATGCCGCTGCATCGCTACTTCGGCCTGCCGCCTGCAAGGAATGTAAGTTCGACATTCACGATCTCGTTGGATTCGGACGACAAGATGGTGAAAAAGACCCTCGAAGCTGCCCCATTCCCCGCGCTGAAGGTGAAGCTGGGAAGGGACGCTGCAATCGACGGGGCGACGTTGCGCGCCGTTCGCGAGGCTGCTCCGGACAAGATCATCCGCATCGACGCGAATGCCGGTTGGAGTCTCGCCGACGCGCGCGAGATGCTTCCCGTGGCAGTGGATCTGGGAATTGAGTTCATCGAGCAGCCCCTGGCGATCGGGAACCTGGAGGAGTTGGCGATTCTGAAGCGCGAGTCTCCCCTGCCGATCGTCGCCGACGAAGATGTTCAGGATGCGTCGTCCCTCCCACGGCTTCTTGGCCTGGTCGATGGCATCAATATCAAGCTGATGAAGTGCGGCGGATTGTGGGAGGCGCGCCGCATGATGGCGTTCGCCCAGACCGTTGGCTGGCAGGTGATGTTAGGCTGCATGATCGAGTCTTCGATCGGAATTGCCGCAGCTTCACACCTGGCCGGAGCCGCCGATTCCTTCGACCTGGATTCGGAGTGGCTGATCTCGAACAACCCGGCCGGACCAAACGTACTGAATGGCGAAGGTCTGCTGAATACTCCCGATGGCCCGGGCCTGGGTGTGGGGTGGTTGGGGTAGGGAATTCCGCTCTTGCCCTGCCCCAGGTCCCCCGGCAGCATTGCGCATTCCTTCGGGAGCCTTGAAGTGTCCACAGAACAGGCCCAGCAAACCCAACAGGAAGTGACGCTCATCCAGCGCATCTCGACAATCCGTCGGTTGGATTGGTGGATCTTCGCTGTTCTGGCGGCGCTGACCTTCCTGGCGTACATTCCGGCATTGAGCACAGGCTTGCTCTCCGATGACTGGGGCCTCGTGTTCCCGCAGTACAGCCCATGGACTGCCTGGCACGGCCATTGGTTCTTCGGCGGCCATGGAAGCTATTATCGGCCGATCGCACGCCTCGTCATCTTCTACACGGCTGCGATCTTTGGAACATCCGGCGTTGCGAGCCATCTGCTCTCAATTTTCCTGCACATTGGATGCGGTGCCTGGATCTTCGTCGGACTGAAGCGTCTGGGACGACCGACTGCCGGATTGATCGGATCCGGAATCGGAATGCTGCACCCGGCAGCGGTGGAAACTGTCGCTTGGATCGCCAGCCAGACCGATCTTCTTGTGATGTTCTTCTTCCTGGGAACTCTGGCCACGGCAGTTGGACCGTTGAATCCAAAACGCTATGTAATCACGGCCGTATTCGCGATCCTCACGTATCTTTCCAAAGACACATCCCTTCTCCTGGGACCCTCCATTGTCGGAGCCTGTCTGTATCTGCTCCTCTTCGTACGTCCGTTACCGGCCGAGAAGAATCGTATCCTGACTCTGCTCGGTATCCACGCTGCTCTCTGGATCGTCTATCTTTGCGCCAGGAAGATATTCCTTGGATCCTTCTTCTACGAGACTCCTAGCAATCCAATCTCTCAAATGGTCGCCAATCTGATGGCCATCATTAACGAATTCCTCTGGCCAATTGGCCGCTTGTTCGAGGAGCGCGGATTCCTGCACAAAGAAACTGTCCCGTTTTTTGCAGGTCTGTTGGCGCTGCCCTGCCTGTTCTTCTGGTGCATTGCATCGAAGCGTCACATTGCGGCCATCGCGATTGCGCTCATGTGCCTTGGGATGGGGCCCTACATGAAGGCGCTGGATGTGACGACATGGACGGGCGGTGGCGAGCGGTTCTTCTACCACCCACTGTGGTTCTTTGCGATACTCTGCGGACTGCTTCTGCAGCCGGCATTTGAAATGGCCTGGAAGAAACGCGCCTATCTCGGCATCGGGGCGATCGTGGCCCTCTTCGCGGTCCGACTGGCGTTCCAAACGGGGATGGAGTTGGATGACTTCCGTCGCGCCGCTCTCGTGCGCGATCAGATTCAGGGCGAGCTGGAAAAGAGCGTCCTGAAGGCCAAGAATCCAATCATCATCGTGGAGCGTTATCCCGACCGAATCGGTGGAGCGTTTGTTTTCCGGAATGGTTTCCGCGATTTCGTTGAACTTCTCGCAGATCGCAAGATCGAGGTCTTGATGGTTTCGGACCTGACGCCGGAAAAACTCGAGCCCGGCATGCAGGTCTTCCGATTCAACTTCAAAGACGAAGGCGTTGCTCCGATCATCGAGTTCGATCCAGTGATGACGCGATTGGCCCAGGGGCCGCAGCAAGATGAGAGTGGAGAAACGCGCCCCGCACCTTACGTCATGGACTTCTCGGATCCTGCTATGCGGCGAATGCGCTTCTCGCTCAGTCCCGATCTGAAGTTCGTCCAGCCCAATCCCGATGGCTCGTTCCGATTCGAGATCACCGGCAAAGATCCACACATCGGAATTCCCCTGACCCAGAACTTCGACCAGCGCCCCTACAGGACAGCCTTCTTCGAGTTCGCGCTGCCAGATGCTACGGAGAATGAAACACGCACAGATACATTCGACCTGATTTTCGTTCCGGGAAAACCAGACTCCGCCGCGGTCACACTCTCTCAAGAGGTGGATATCACGGCGCAGAAGCAACGTTTTGAGGCCGATCTCAGCAGGAGTCTCGCATGGCGCGCTGCTCCAGGTCTCAGTTGGATTCGTTTCGATCCGGGCAGCCAATACCGCGGATACATCGACATTTACCGGATGGGACTTGAGTAGGATTACTCGGCCGGTTTACCGGACCAGCCGTTGTAGCGTGCCATGGCTTTGATTGTGCCATCGGAAAGCACCGTCTCGATGCAGTCTGCGGAGACTTCGATGGCAAGCTCCGCCAGTTCGAGCCCCTCGCCCCACATGCTGCCAAGCACGTAGGCCGCCAGATCGTGGACGGGTTTCATCGGCGCGCACCCGATGCGCAGCCGCGGAAAGTCCTGCGTCCCCAGGTTCTGAATCAAATCGCGCAATCCGTTGTGACCGCCGTGGCTGCCGGACTCACGAAGACGAATCTTGCCGAACGGCAGATTCACATCGTCGCAGACGGCAAGGCAATTCTTCGTCGGGATCTTGTAGTAGTCCGCGAATGGACGCACCGCGTCGGCCGAACGATTCATGTACGTCAACGGCTTCATGAAGTACAGCTTGTCGCCATCGAAATTGCCTCCGGCAATCATCGCCGGCCATTTGCTCAGATTTTGCCAGCGCAGCCCGTGACGACGTACGAGCAGGTCCACAACCTCGTAACCGAGATTGTGTGGAGTGCGGTTGTATTTTGCGCCGGGATTTCCCAGTCCTGCGATCAGCCACATGAAGCGCGTGCCCTCGTCAAAGAAATGCGGGCGACAGGGTGTCGTGCCCCCCTGTCGCCCGCCAAGGACAAAGTGCCCTCGATCGAGCTATCTCCGGAAACGGACTACATCGCCGTCACTGATCGTGCCATTCGTGGGATCATATTCGAGGTCCGCCAACGCGTTTTCCAGTCCACCGTACTGGGAATCGACCTGGCTGGTTATGGGGTGATTGTATTCTTCGATATATCGAATCACAGCACGCTCGTTCACATCGCCCATTCGTGCAGGACTGCCTGAGTCGGTGGCTGTGCTGAGCGGATTCGTCGTGTTGAACGAGCCAACGCCCACCTGGCCCCCGATCTTCTGCAGGGCATCTGCATCCGGGCCGAAAGACGTCAGAATCCAGCCATTCTGAGTGTCTTTTGCGTTCCGGTACGCGTACGTCAGGCGCCCACCAACCTGCTCCGCGAAGGGATCCAGGGGAATGCGGGTCATGTAGGCAATCGGGGTTGTGAGCGATCCGACAAACTCGCCGGAAGTGCCTTGGGATGCGAACGTGTAGTGCCCACCCGTCAGACCGTGAGCTGCAATGAAGTCGCGAATGTCCTGGGGTTGTTTGGCGGGATTGTCTGTGCCCTCCGGATAGGAATTGTTATCAACCCGATAGGATTCAAGGCCGGTGACGATGCTGCGCATGTCTGCGAGCGATCGTGAAACCTTCGATCGGGTCTGGGCCTCAAGGAAGTTGGGAACGGCAATCGCAGCCAGGATGGCGATGATGGCTACGACGATAAGGAGTTCTATCAGTGTGAATGCGTTGCGAGTTCTGGGAGAGAAGATCATGCGAGTCTTTATGCCTCCGGGGGAATGGATTGTTTGAATCAAGCGAACGCATCGCTTCCAACCCAAACGCCCTGCCGGTCAATGCAAAATAAGTTTGGCATGCCAAACATTGTGTCATAAACGGGCCGGAAACAGCCCGTTCGTGGACTATTCCCGATCGTCGATCAACCCCCTGTAACGAACGAATACGGCCTCAATCTGCGCCTGTATCCTCACCATTTGCGGCGCCGTTATGGAATAGAGCCTCGCGGCGGAGGTCTTCTTCTGCACGATTGAAAGAAGCCCCTGGTTGCTCCTCCATGCGGCGAGTTCCTGCTCCAGCAGTTGACGCCTCGTCCCGTCTTGGGCGTTGGGGATTCGGACTTCTTCGAGAATCGCAATCTGAGCCTCAGACGCCGCATCCATCCAATCACGACCGGTCGCATCCTCGGGGACTTCGATATCAATGCCTTGCTCGCGAGCGGCCCGGACGAGTGCGACTGGGTCGAATATCGAAGGATCATACGCCTTGTCGAATCGGATTCCCTGCAATGGCTCCCAGTTCTCGTGCAGGACTTGATACACGCCAGCACGCAATTGGGGATCATCCGTCTCTTCAAGAATGTATTCGGCAGTATCGAGTCCCCAGTCCAGAATCGTAGAGCCGCAGAGCTTCTCGATGAGGGAAGAGAAAGGGCGACACCTGGCGCTGCGGAACAACACATGAAGTTCAGCCAGCGTGTCCTCTCGATTTCCATCCTGGAATTCCGCGAGGACGCGAGCTTGCTGAGCCTTCGCCGACCCTTGAATGGCAATCTGGAATTGGACGAGATCGCTCTGGGACTGGTGTGCGGCGACATTTGGCCGGTCTGCAGTCCAGACTCCCAGAAGGTAGTCCGGTTGCTGGATCGTCTCGACGAAGCAAAGCCGCGCGGGTTCCCAGCACTCCAACGTGCTGGCGGGAATGGCGGCCCCAAGATCGGTATTCAGAGCGGCGCCCAGTTCTTCCATGCTCTCCACAGCAGCCTGCCGATTCATGGCTTCCCATTGCATCCGGAACTTGTCGACGCACGCCAGGGTTTCTTCCGAGAAGCTCGATGGGACGAGTGCGGAGTCCGGGACATTGGCAGGCTCATTCATCCAGCGCCCGAAGGACGTCTGCTGAGATTGCGACAGATTGGCCAAAGCTCGGGACTGGGCATACATGAGGAGCCCTGTGACCAGGCCAATGACGAGCAGAATGATCCCAACGGGAATCAGTATCCCGAGCAAAATCAGCTTTCGGCGGCTTCTCGGCATTTCGCTCCCTCACGAGTGAATGTTTGTAGCATCCCTACTGAGAAGCGCCAAAGGTATTCATTGAGAGGTGCAACCTTTTTTGCCATGATGGCGCTGATTTTGCTTGAATCGGCGGCGAGGGTGACTCACCCTCCCAATCACTCTTCTGCGAAGGTTTCGGAAGGTGGGTCGCGTTGTCGACCCGCCTTTTTTTGTCGATTGCCGGGGATGGAGAGGAACTCGAAAGGGAGCACACGATCGTGGCAAAGAAGAAGAAACAAGAAATTCGGCGGCTCAATGTGAAGCCGCTCATCAAGCAGATCTCGAAGGAAAAGGAGCTGGAACCGGACATCATCAAGTTCGCCATTGAATCGGCGATTCTGTCCGCCGCCAGCAAGCGCGCCAACACGTTCTCCGATCCCCGCCCTGATCTGGACATCGAGTCCGGCGACATGCGCATCTGGGTGAAGAAGAAAGTTGTGGTGAGCGTTGACGATCCGCGACACGAAATCGATATTCTCTCCGCCAAGGGCCTCAACCCCGCCAATATGCTGGGCGACGAAGTCGAAGTCGAGATCGACCCGGAAGAATTCGGTCGTATCGCCGCGCAGTCCGTCCGCCAGGGCATCCTGCAGCGTCTGCGTGACGCAGAGCGCGATCGCATTTACAACGACTACAAGGACAAGATCGGTCAGGTCGTCACCGGTATCGTGCAGCGCTACGAGCGCCGCGATGGCATCGTTGCACTCGGCAAAGTCGAATGCCTCCTTCCATCCCAGGAAATCCCGATGGGGGTTCGCTATCGTTACGGCGATCGCATCCGCTGTCTGATCATCGACGTGCGCCGCACGCCGAAAGGCCCGCAGGTCATTCTGTCGCGTACGCGTTCGGAACTCGTGAAGCAGCTCTTCGCGATGGAAGTCCCGGAAATCAGCGACGGCACCGTGAAGATCGTGGAAATCGCCCGTGAGCCTGGCGTGCGTACGAAGATCGCCGTCAACAGCATGGACCCGAACGTCGATCCCGTCGGTGCGTGCGTTGGCATGAAGGGCTCGCGCGTTCAGATGATCGTGCGCGAACTGGACAACGAGAAGGTCGACATTGTGCCGTACTCGCCGATCTCCGAAACGTTTATCAGTTCCGCTCTGAATCCGGCCCGTATCATCAGCATCAAGCTGAACGAAGTCGAGCGACGCGCGGAAGTCGTCGTCGATAGCGAGACGCTGGCAAAGGCAATCGGCAAGCGCGGCCAGAACGCGAAGCTGGCGGCAAAGCTGACCGGCTGGAAGATCGATATCTCTGGCCAGGAAGACGAAGCCGAACTGGCTCGCCTGGAAAGCATTTCTCTCCAGTACCTCGAGGACTTCCTGTCGCAGATCGAAGGCCTCTCGCAGTTCAGCCGCGAAGCCTTGGCACGCAGCGAATCTTACAACTCGGTCGAGAAACTGGCCGAGATCGAGCCACAGCAGCTCGTCAGCTTCACCGGCGACGATCTGGAGCTTGCCGAAGAAATCGTCGAAGGCGCCCGGGAGTACCTGGATGGCCTCGAAGAAATGACGGCCGACTCGGAAGCGGGCCTCAGCGAAGAGCTGAAGAAGCGCCTGAACGAGGTCAGCACCCTGGCCGATCGACTGGCGGGCAAAGAAGTCATCTCGGTCACGCCGGATGATGTCAGCGAACCACCGGCAGTAGGCGCCGATTCTGAAGAGGCACCTGCAGAAGAGGCCTCAGCGGAGGAAGCTCCAGCGGAAGAAGCTGCTGCTGAAGAGCCTTCCGAAGAACCTAAGACCGAAGGGTAATCAGACCAACAGGCCGGTCCGCTCCGTCGGATCGGCCTGCTTCTTTGCAGGGACCGTTGGGGGAATCTGTGTCGCACCCGTTTCAAACTCCCGAAGAACTCGTCAAGTTCATCGAGACGCGTCTTGAGCGAGGCGAACTCGACGCCGCGATCGAATCGGTCGCCGATGTCGACTCGCGATTTCCGGACAGCGCCCTGGCACATCACGTCGCCGGGCTTGTTCACGAACGCGCTTACATCGAGTGGAATGCCAGAGGCGAGACGCCGGAGTTGAGCCTCTACGAAGAGGCCGAACGGCAGTATCGCATCGCCCTTGAACTCGAAGAACACGACGAGTTTCTCCATCTGGAGCGGCTGTACGCGTGCCTCTTCGTCTTGGGCACTCAGCACAACGACGCCGATCGGCTGCGTGAGGCGCAGGCCGCGGCGCTGCGATTGCTCGACACCGAAGATCGCGAAATTGAAGCGATCTACAGCCGAGAGTCCGCGATCGTCACAGCAGCGTTGGCTCGGACGGCGAACGATCCGGCGGAATGGGACCGTGCGGAACAACTCTTCAATGAAGCGATCGAACCTGTGTCTGGGCGGGAAGTGTTTTTCTTCTACTACTACCGTGGCCTCACCACGCGGGAACTGGCCCAACGCGAGCAGGATCAGGAGCGCTTTCGCAAAGCAGCCGGGTATTTCCGCCAGGCAGGAGCCCAAGGAACAAACCGCGCCCTGGAGTTCCTGATGGCCGATTGTCTCGTACAATTGGAAGAGCCCACGAA contains the following coding sequences:
- the nusA gene encoding transcription termination factor NusA; protein product: MAKKKKQEIRRLNVKPLIKQISKEKELEPDIIKFAIESAILSAASKRANTFSDPRPDLDIESGDMRIWVKKKVVVSVDDPRHEIDILSAKGLNPANMLGDEVEVEIDPEEFGRIAAQSVRQGILQRLRDAERDRIYNDYKDKIGQVVTGIVQRYERRDGIVALGKVECLLPSQEIPMGVRYRYGDRIRCLIIDVRRTPKGPQVILSRTRSELVKQLFAMEVPEISDGTVKIVEIAREPGVRTKIAVNSMDPNVDPVGACVGMKGSRVQMIVRELDNEKVDIVPYSPISETFISSALNPARIISIKLNEVERRAEVVVDSETLAKAIGKRGQNAKLAAKLTGWKIDISGQEDEAELARLESISLQYLEDFLSQIEGLSQFSREALARSESYNSVEKLAEIEPQQLVSFTGDDLELAEEIVEGAREYLDGLEEMTADSEAGLSEELKKRLNEVSTLADRLAGKEVISVTPDDVSEPPAVGADSEEAPAEEASAEEAPAEEAAAEEPSEEPKTEG
- a CDS encoding dipeptide epimerase; this encodes MKTEAWVDLLQLHHPFGISRGTTSEMPVFFVELEGGGIGEGSPVRYHGEKAEEGVRLVQQMAEPVTEENLFDLSEHMQRAREIAPNHSSARAAFDIALHDRIGHQLAMPLHRYFGLPPARNVSSTFTISLDSDDKMVKKTLEAAPFPALKVKLGRDAAIDGATLRAVREAAPDKIIRIDANAGWSLADAREMLPVAVDLGIEFIEQPLAIGNLEELAILKRESPLPIVADEDVQDASSLPRLLGLVDGINIKLMKCGGLWEARRMMAFAQTVGWQVMLGCMIESSIGIAAASHLAGAADSFDLDSEWLISNNPAGPNVLNGEGLLNTPDGPGLGVGWLG
- the pth gene encoding aminoacyl-tRNA hydrolase; this translates as MWLIAGLGNPGAKYNRTPHNLGYEVVDLLVRRHGLRWQNLSKWPAMIAGGNFDGDKLYFMKPLTYMNRSADAVRPFADYYKIPTKNCLAVCDDVNLPFGKIRLRESGSHGGHNGLRDLIQNLGTQDFPRLRIGCAPMKPVHDLAAYVLGSMWGEGLELAELAIEVSADCIETVLSDGTIKAMARYNGWSGKPAE
- a CDS encoding type II secretion system protein GspG, which gives rise to MIFSPRTRNAFTLIELLIVVAIIAILAAIAVPNFLEAQTRSKVSRSLADMRSIVTGLESYRVDNNSYPEGTDNPAKQPQDIRDFIAAHGLTGGHYTFASQGTSGEFVGSLTTPIAYMTRIPLDPFAEQVGGRLTYAYRNAKDTQNGWILTSFGPDADALQKIGGQVGVGSFNTTNPLSTATDSGSPARMGDVNERAVIRYIEEYNHPITSQVDSQYGGLENALADLEYDPTNGTISDGDVVRFRR